The Stieleria maiorica genome includes the window GACTCATCGTGAAGTCTTGCATGCCATCATCGGCGCCGATGCGGATCGCGTCGGGCAGTTTCTCGTCCTTGCCCTCCAGCACCAGTTTACGGATCGTCGGGTTGAACGTCATGACCTCGCAGGTCGGGACGCGGGAGACGCCCGGCTTGATACTCTTGAGCAGCTTTTGGGCGATGATGCCCTTCATGTTGAACGCGATCGCGCTGCGAATGGCGTTGTGCATCTCTTCGGGGAACAAGTCCAAAATCCGGCCGATCGTGGTCGAGGCACTCGCCGCGTGGATCGTCCCGAACACCAGGTGCCCGGTTTCCGCCGCGTGAATCGCCGTCATGAAGGTCTCTTCGTCACGCAATTCGCCGACCAGAATGATGTCGGGGTCTTCACGCACCGCATGCTTCATCCCGATGTTAAAGTCCTTGACGTCCTGTCCCATCTCCCGTTGATTGATCAGACACTTGTCTTCGGTGAAGATGAATTCGATCGGGTCTTCCAGGGTCAGGATGTGTTTGCGGTAAATGGAATTGATGTAGTTGAGCATCGATCCGATCGTCGTGCTCTTGCCGCTACCGGTCACCCCCGCCAGCAGCACCATGCCCTGTTCGTAGTGGCACAGGCCTTCGATCGAATCGGGCAGGAACAGCCCGCGAAAGTCGGGGATAAAGTTATTGATCCGCCGGGCGACCAGGCCGATGTTTCCCAGCGACTTGAGCATGTTGACACGGAAACGCCAGCGAACGCCGTCGACCAGACACAGGTAGGCAAAGTCAGCCCCGCCCTCCTCTTCAAAGATCAGCAAGTTCCGCTCGTCCATCATCGGCAGCAACAGGTCGACCATCTCTTCGGTGTCGATCGGGCCGCGATTGAGCGGTTTGAGTGTTCCGCCGACACGGACCATCGGCGGCTGGCCGACCTTGAGGTGCAAGTCGCTCCCTTCCAGCTTGACGAGCGCCCGAAACAGTTTGTCGACCGGCAGCTCTTCTCGCTGTTGCAGCAGCGAATCACGGAGACGGGCGGCGACAGCTTCCGCGGTGGTGGAACCGGTCGGTTGAGGGGCTGACGCAGCCTTGCCGTTCTTATGAGCCATTTCGAGTCTTGGGGAAAAATAGGTGGAGCCGGGCTGACCTGAAGTGTCGTGAATTCGCCTTGCGGCAATCGCAGAGCCCTATTCTAGGCCAAGGATGGCGACGCTCAATGGACTCTGCGGCGGCACAATTCGCTTTGGAAAGAAACTCTCGCGTCGATCGGGGCACCTCAATTGGGGCTGCGAACCACCAATTCGACCGAGAACCGCGGTTTCAGGGTTGTTGCAGATTTCACCGGCGGGAGCGCAAAATACCCCTGG containing:
- a CDS encoding type IV pilus twitching motility protein PilT, with the protein product MAHKNGKAASAPQPTGSTTAEAVAARLRDSLLQQREELPVDKLFRALVKLEGSDLHLKVGQPPMVRVGGTLKPLNRGPIDTEEMVDLLLPMMDERNLLIFEEEGGADFAYLCLVDGVRWRFRVNMLKSLGNIGLVARRINNFIPDFRGLFLPDSIEGLCHYEQGMVLLAGVTGSGKSTTIGSMLNYINSIYRKHILTLEDPIEFIFTEDKCLINQREMGQDVKDFNIGMKHAVREDPDIILVGELRDEETFMTAIHAAETGHLVFGTIHAASASTTIGRILDLFPEEMHNAIRSAIAFNMKGIIAQKLLKSIKPGVSRVPTCEVMTFNPTIRKLVLEGKDEKLPDAIRIGADDGMQDFTMSLKGLIDDELIDRPTAFAVAPNKDALKMALKGIDVKAPGIL